A single genomic interval of Microbacterium hydrocarbonoxydans harbors:
- a CDS encoding carbohydrate ABC transporter permease, which produces MSTSNQATTSGAASTPVFAAQQTTPVGPPAPRRRIKRKTWQTVIWFIGLLVLTAVVLYPLLWLFLSTFKPNSEFGQNPGLLPQAPTLDNYSKVMEGIAGVPMWRFFLNSLILAVSAVVGTVLSSALAAYAFARVQFKGLGVLFAAMIGTLLLPFHVVIIPQYIIFNQLGWVDTFIPLILPKFLATEAFFVFLLVQFIRQMPRDMDEAARIDGAGHLRIFWSIILPLIKPALITCAIFSFIWAWNDFLGPLLYLTSPENYPLPIALRLYNDQTSSSDYGATVTASFVALVPVLLFFVVFQRFLVDGVATQGLKG; this is translated from the coding sequence ATGAGCACGTCCAACCAGGCCACCACGTCCGGCGCCGCGTCGACCCCGGTCTTCGCCGCGCAGCAGACCACCCCGGTCGGCCCGCCTGCCCCTCGTCGCCGCATCAAGCGCAAGACGTGGCAGACCGTCATCTGGTTCATCGGTCTCCTGGTCCTCACGGCTGTCGTGCTCTACCCGCTGCTGTGGCTGTTCCTGTCGACTTTCAAGCCGAACTCCGAGTTCGGTCAGAACCCCGGTCTGCTGCCTCAGGCGCCGACTCTCGACAACTACAGCAAGGTCATGGAGGGCATCGCCGGAGTGCCGATGTGGCGCTTCTTCCTGAACTCGCTGATCCTCGCGGTCTCGGCCGTCGTCGGCACTGTGCTCTCTTCGGCGCTCGCCGCATACGCGTTCGCCCGCGTGCAGTTCAAGGGACTCGGCGTGCTGTTCGCGGCCATGATCGGCACGCTGCTGCTGCCGTTCCACGTCGTGATCATCCCGCAGTACATCATCTTCAATCAGCTCGGCTGGGTCGACACGTTCATCCCGCTGATCCTGCCGAAGTTCCTGGCCACAGAGGCGTTCTTCGTCTTCCTGCTCGTACAGTTCATCCGTCAGATGCCGCGCGACATGGACGAGGCGGCGCGCATCGACGGTGCGGGGCACCTGCGCATCTTCTGGTCGATCATCCTGCCGCTCATCAAGCCGGCGTTGATCACGTGCGCGATCTTCTCGTTCATCTGGGCGTGGAACGACTTCCTCGGCCCGCTGCTCTACCTCACGAGCCCCGAGAACTACCCGCTGCCGATCGCGCTGCGGCTCTACAACGACCAGACCTCGTCGTCGGATTACGGCGCCACGGTCACGGCGTCCTTCGTCGCACTCGTCCCCGTGCTGCTGTTCTTCGTCGTCTTCCAGCGCTTCCTCGTCGACGGCGTCGCGACGCAGGGACTGAAGGGCTGA
- a CDS encoding carbohydrate ABC transporter permease — translation MSTTATRTIVTGKKSGRGRALRSGRRPENELARPGQRARLRRETATGYAFLTPWLIGFFGLTAVPMIYSLYLSFTKYNIFQPPKWIGLDNYIRLFTSDPNFIQSAQITLVYVFIGTPITLAAALAVAMLLNYRDKGAGFFRSAFYAPSLIGGSVSVAIVWRAMFSSDGPVDSGLQIFGVDLGGWIGNPSLVLPMMILLAVWQFGATMVIFLAGLKQIPKELYEAAEMDGANAYRRFRAVTIPMLSPVMFFNLLLGLIGAFQVFASAYIISNGTGGPAGMTNFITVYLYKRGFSDGQMGYAAAIAWVLLVVVAIIAFILFRTQRSWVHYSGDDK, via the coding sequence ATGAGCACGACGGCGACCAGGACGATCGTCACGGGCAAGAAGTCCGGTCGGGGGCGCGCGCTGCGCAGCGGCCGCCGCCCCGAGAACGAACTCGCACGGCCGGGCCAGCGCGCGCGTCTGCGGCGAGAGACAGCGACCGGCTATGCGTTCCTCACGCCGTGGCTCATCGGCTTCTTCGGTCTCACGGCCGTGCCGATGATCTACTCCCTGTACCTCTCCTTCACGAAGTACAACATCTTCCAGCCGCCGAAGTGGATCGGGCTGGACAACTACATCCGCCTCTTCACGAGCGACCCGAACTTCATCCAGTCGGCGCAGATCACGCTCGTCTACGTCTTCATCGGCACGCCGATCACCCTCGCGGCCGCCCTCGCTGTCGCGATGCTCCTGAACTACCGAGACAAGGGCGCCGGCTTCTTCCGCTCCGCCTTCTACGCGCCGTCGCTCATCGGCGGCTCGGTCTCGGTCGCCATCGTGTGGCGGGCCATGTTCTCCTCCGACGGTCCGGTCGACAGCGGTCTGCAGATCTTCGGCGTCGATCTCGGCGGGTGGATCGGCAACCCGAGCCTCGTGCTCCCCATGATGATCCTGCTCGCCGTCTGGCAGTTCGGAGCCACGATGGTGATCTTCCTCGCGGGTCTCAAGCAGATCCCCAAGGAGCTGTACGAGGCCGCCGAGATGGACGGCGCGAACGCCTACCGTCGGTTCCGCGCGGTGACGATCCCGATGCTCTCCCCGGTGATGTTCTTCAACCTGCTGCTCGGTCTGATCGGCGCATTCCAGGTGTTCGCCTCGGCGTACATCATCTCGAACGGCACCGGCGGCCCCGCCGGCATGACGAACTTCATCACGGTGTACCTGTACAAGCGAGGGTTCTCCGACGGACAGATGGGCTACGCGGCCGCGATCGCGTGGGTCCTGCTCGTCGTCGTCGCGATCATCGCCTTCATCCTCTTCCGCACCCAGAGGTCGTGGGTGCACTACTCGGGAGACGACAAATGA